In the genome of Solibacillus silvestris, one region contains:
- a CDS encoding nuclease, translated as MQKSNHYLFIEAAVQRILSNDPEATSFQEEFYRMKAGLAGEKKLKNTLSDFSFKSDYSIFYNFECVNDRGFTHQIDALLITPYFILIFEVKQLSGKLFYKPLFHEFTRVTENQTHDNFPNPFDQVYRHKLFIKQFLQKLNITMPVLQLVVIANYRAELDISLEGFPIIHLSGLPRHLEKLYAENNHMKVNIDYICSQLKRLIHPLPARKTLARCRLKSGVLCQKCEYMSRMHYQRGFWKCEKCRSKSRVALLETLHHYRVLISPRISNKELREFTGIKSTFAASKILTRLNLEKYGATKGSYYLIPEDIYYKGDD; from the coding sequence TTGCAGAAGTCGAATCATTATTTATTCATTGAAGCAGCCGTCCAGCGAATTCTTTCAAATGATCCGGAAGCTACTTCATTTCAGGAAGAATTTTACCGTATGAAAGCCGGGTTGGCAGGCGAAAAGAAACTGAAAAATACTCTATCAGATTTCTCCTTTAAAAGTGATTATTCTATTTTTTATAACTTTGAATGTGTAAATGACCGTGGTTTTACACATCAAATTGATGCCCTGCTCATTACTCCGTATTTCATCCTCATATTCGAGGTAAAACAACTGTCAGGAAAACTCTTTTATAAACCTCTCTTTCACGAATTTACCCGCGTAACTGAAAATCAAACGCATGATAACTTCCCGAATCCCTTTGATCAAGTGTATCGCCATAAACTTTTTATCAAGCAATTTTTACAAAAATTAAATATAACGATGCCCGTCCTTCAATTAGTTGTAATAGCCAATTACCGCGCAGAGCTTGATATCTCATTAGAAGGTTTCCCGATTATCCATTTAAGCGGACTGCCTCGTCATTTAGAAAAACTTTATGCGGAAAATAATCATATGAAAGTCAATATAGACTATATATGTTCCCAGCTGAAAAGGTTAATACACCCTTTGCCTGCCAGAAAAACCCTTGCACGCTGCCGGTTAAAATCGGGCGTGTTATGCCAAAAATGCGAGTATATGAGCCGGATGCATTACCAGCGCGGATTTTGGAAATGCGAAAAATGCCGCTCAAAATCCCGTGTAGCTTTACTTGAAACACTGCATCATTACCGTGTGCTGATCAGTCCGCGTATTTCAAATAAGGAATTACGTGAATTTACTGGGATTAAAAGCACTTTTGCAGCTTCGAAAATATTAACGAGACTCAATTTAGAAAAGTATGGTGCAACAAAAGGCAGCTACTATCTAATTCCGGAAGATATTTATTATAAGGGCGATGACTAA
- a CDS encoding D-amino-acid transaminase gives MSFSLWNDQIVKNEEVLVDKEDRGYQFGDGVYEVVKVYNGELFTATEHIDRFYDSAEKIRITIPYTKDKLHQLLHQLVEANNIDTGHVYFQITRGAGPRNHIFPGDDVKPVITGNAKENPRPLENFEKGVKATFVEDIRWLRCDIKSLNLLGAVLAKQEAFEKGCYEAILHREEIVTEGSSSNIYGIKDGVLYTHPANNLILNGITRQVIIKCAAEIGLTVNEQAMMKEQLLAMEEVIVSSTTSEVTPVIEIDGTVIGNGTPGEWTRKLQAQFETKIPKGIKA, from the coding sequence ATGAGCTTTAGTTTATGGAATGATCAAATTGTAAAAAATGAAGAAGTGCTGGTAGACAAGGAAGACCGCGGTTACCAATTCGGTGACGGTGTGTATGAAGTCGTGAAAGTATATAACGGGGAACTTTTCACAGCAACTGAACATATTGACCGTTTTTATGACAGTGCTGAAAAAATCCGCATTACGATTCCTTATACGAAAGATAAATTACACCAATTACTGCATCAACTGGTTGAGGCGAACAACATTGACACAGGTCATGTTTACTTCCAAATTACTCGTGGTGCCGGCCCTCGTAACCACATTTTCCCTGGTGATGATGTGAAACCGGTAATAACAGGGAATGCAAAAGAAAATCCACGCCCATTGGAAAACTTTGAAAAGGGTGTAAAGGCAACATTTGTGGAAGATATTCGCTGGCTACGTTGTGATATTAAATCATTAAATTTGCTTGGCGCGGTTCTTGCAAAACAAGAAGCATTTGAAAAAGGCTGCTATGAAGCGATTTTACACCGTGAAGAGATTGTTACAGAAGGTTCATCTTCAAACATTTACGGTATTAAAGATGGTGTGCTGTATACACACCCGGCCAATAACCTGATTTTAAACGGGATTACACGTCAAGTAATTATTAAATGTGCAGCGGAAATCGGACTTACTGTTAACGAACAGGCAATGATGAAAGAACAGCTGCTTGCGATGGAAGAAGTAATCGTTTCTTCAACGACATCAGAAGTAACACCAGTTATTGAAATTGACGGTACTGTGATCGGCAACGGCACACCAGGTGAATGGACACGTAAATTACAAGCACAATTCGAAACAAAAATTCCAAAAGGGATTAAAGCTTAA
- a CDS encoding carbon monoxide dehydrogenase encodes MAQASHSVQIPVSQEQVWAFVSKIEKWAVLVPAYKEHKELDAQTSHWTFEGNFKGLKKKVEIEIKIIEMNEPTNIRFEITGLSDNIKGGGEFTAEPKDGGTYMTGMVEVTAGGLSGAVLNPAIKVLLPKVTTRLTEKIARHIQA; translated from the coding sequence ATGGCACAAGCATCACATTCAGTACAAATCCCAGTTAGCCAGGAACAAGTATGGGCTTTCGTAAGTAAAATCGAAAAATGGGCTGTATTAGTTCCGGCGTACAAAGAACATAAAGAATTGGATGCCCAAACATCACATTGGACATTCGAAGGAAACTTTAAAGGTTTAAAGAAAAAAGTTGAAATCGAAATTAAAATTATCGAAATGAATGAGCCTACTAACATCAGATTTGAAATAACTGGGCTATCGGATAATATTAAAGGCGGCGGCGAATTTACCGCTGAGCCGAAAGATGGCGGTACATATATGACAGGTATGGTAGAAGTAACTGCTGGAGGTCTTTCAGGGGCAGTATTGAATCCGGCTATTAAAGTACTATTACCGAAAGTAACGACTCGCTTAACAGAAAAAATCGCTCGCCATATCCAGGCATAA
- a CDS encoding cysteine methyltransferase, with translation MNNNSQKNQTMLYLASDELMQTHLTCTKISNRNKDEFTFSIRVFCYVEKNNSYAKSVPLYLILGLNKQGVGMSLAVDLVNIPNVCPMQLKKIIEHLQKSPSLLLIVCQQLDKIASSSSIEEAVQAKLAKHFFIENAPKGITSFTTNRQANELYWLMQKNQMISDMDSFKLDGEGGHIAFTVQIGFKHDFIMQCYEVDCMMHMFNEDEKLGYYFELYLDQENYHHQLLYETLPDQFMDNKTFLNQVLEEMKKRNEEQYDDYLQDLIEKFTASI, from the coding sequence ATGAATAATAATTCTCAAAAAAACCAAACTATGCTTTATTTAGCATCTGATGAGCTCATGCAAACTCATTTAACCTGCACAAAAATAAGCAATCGTAATAAAGATGAATTTACCTTTTCCATTCGTGTTTTTTGCTATGTTGAAAAAAATAACTCCTATGCGAAAAGTGTTCCATTATATTTGATACTTGGCTTAAATAAACAAGGTGTTGGCATGTCTTTGGCTGTCGATTTGGTCAATATACCAAATGTTTGCCCGATGCAATTAAAAAAGATTATTGAGCATTTGCAAAAAAGTCCGTCACTATTGCTAATTGTATGTCAGCAGCTTGATAAAATTGCTTCTTCCTCATCAATTGAAGAGGCGGTGCAAGCAAAACTGGCAAAGCATTTCTTCATTGAAAATGCGCCGAAAGGGATTACAAGCTTTACGACCAACCGTCAGGCAAACGAACTGTACTGGCTCATGCAAAAAAACCAAATGATTTCTGATATGGATTCATTTAAATTAGATGGTGAAGGCGGGCATATTGCATTTACCGTCCAAATTGGCTTTAAACATGATTTTATTATGCAATGCTATGAAGTAGATTGCATGATGCATATGTTCAATGAAGACGAAAAGTTAGGCTATTATTTTGAGCTTTATTTGGATCAGGAAAATTACCATCATCAGCTACTATATGAAACGTTGCCGGATCAGTTCATGGACAACAAAACATTTTTAAATCAGGTTTTGGAAGAAATGAAAAAACGCAACGAAGAACAATATGACGATTACTTGCAAGATTTAATCGAAAAATTTACAGCGAGCATATAG
- a CDS encoding leucine--tRNA ligase, translating to MSFNHQQIEKKWQTFWDVNKTFKTENEMDKPKFYALDMFPYPSGAGLHVGHPEGYTATDILSRFKRMQGYNVLHPMGWDAFGLPAEQYALDTGNDPAEFTAKNIATFKRQINELGFSYDWDREINTTDPSYYKWTQWIFTKLVEMDLAYVDEVAVNWCEALGTVLANEEVIDGVSERGGHPVVRRPMRQWVLRITKYADRLVDDLVDVDWPESIKEMQRNWIGRSEGAQVKFTVAGTDKNFEVFTTRPDTLFGATYCVLAPEHKLVADITTAEQKEAVEAYLEKVSLKSDLERTDLAKEKTGVFTGAYAVNPINGKQVPIWIADYVLATYGTGAIMAVPAHDERDYEFAKEFNLEIIPVLEGGDIENEAFTGDGAHINSDFLNGLNKADGIAKAIEWLVENGVGEKKITYRLRDWLFSRQRYWGEPIPVIHWEDGTMTTIPVEELPLELPKTTNIRPSGTGESPLANIEEWVNVVDPVTGKKGRRETNTMPQWAGSSWYFLRYIDPKNDQALADPELLKHWLPVDIYIGGAEHAVLHLLYARFWHKVLYDLGLVHTKEPFQKLFNQGMILGEGNEKMSKSKGNVVNPDDIIVSHGADTLRLYEMFMGPLEASVAWSTNGLDGARRFLDRIWRLFVTDEGKLAAKVQDSADTTLEKVYHQTVKKVTEDYEGIRFNTAISQMMVFINDCYKAEVIPTEYAKGFVKLLSPIAPHIAEELWSILGHEDTITYATWPTFDESKLVDDEIEVVVQVLGKVRAKVTVAKDITKEDLEKVALADSKVQEFIEGKTVVKVIVIPGKLVNIVVK from the coding sequence GTGAGTTTTAATCATCAGCAAATTGAGAAAAAGTGGCAAACGTTTTGGGATGTCAATAAAACATTCAAAACTGAAAATGAAATGGATAAGCCAAAGTTTTATGCATTGGATATGTTCCCTTACCCATCAGGTGCGGGTCTGCACGTAGGACACCCTGAAGGTTATACAGCGACAGATATTTTGTCTCGTTTTAAACGTATGCAAGGCTACAATGTCCTTCATCCAATGGGTTGGGATGCATTCGGTTTACCTGCAGAGCAATATGCACTTGATACAGGGAATGACCCAGCTGAATTTACAGCTAAAAACATCGCGACATTCAAACGTCAAATTAACGAGCTAGGCTTCTCTTATGACTGGGATCGTGAAATTAACACAACTGACCCGTCTTATTATAAATGGACGCAATGGATTTTCACTAAGTTAGTGGAAATGGATTTAGCGTATGTAGATGAAGTGGCAGTAAACTGGTGTGAAGCATTAGGTACGGTTCTTGCTAACGAGGAAGTAATCGACGGAGTTTCTGAGCGTGGCGGTCACCCGGTAGTACGTCGTCCGATGCGACAATGGGTACTGCGTATTACAAAATATGCAGACCGTTTAGTCGATGATTTAGTTGATGTTGACTGGCCTGAATCAATTAAGGAAATGCAACGTAACTGGATCGGACGTTCTGAAGGCGCACAAGTGAAATTTACTGTTGCTGGCACAGACAAAAACTTCGAAGTATTTACAACACGTCCGGATACATTATTTGGCGCGACATACTGTGTATTAGCACCAGAGCATAAATTAGTAGCTGACATTACTACTGCAGAGCAAAAAGAAGCAGTAGAGGCATACTTGGAAAAAGTATCATTAAAATCTGATTTAGAACGTACAGACTTAGCAAAAGAAAAAACAGGTGTATTCACAGGTGCTTATGCAGTGAACCCGATCAACGGCAAACAAGTGCCAATCTGGATTGCGGATTATGTATTGGCAACATACGGAACTGGTGCAATTATGGCTGTTCCTGCACATGATGAGCGTGACTATGAATTTGCAAAAGAGTTCAATTTAGAAATCATTCCAGTTCTTGAAGGCGGAGACATTGAGAATGAAGCATTCACTGGTGACGGTGCGCATATTAACTCGGACTTCTTAAATGGATTAAATAAAGCAGACGGTATTGCGAAGGCAATTGAATGGTTAGTGGAAAATGGTGTAGGGGAAAAGAAAATTACTTACCGTTTACGCGACTGGTTATTCAGCCGTCAACGCTACTGGGGAGAACCAATTCCAGTAATTCACTGGGAAGATGGCACAATGACTACGATTCCTGTAGAGGAACTGCCATTGGAATTACCGAAAACAACAAATATCCGTCCTTCAGGTACTGGTGAATCACCACTTGCAAATATTGAAGAATGGGTGAATGTAGTTGATCCAGTAACAGGCAAAAAAGGACGCCGTGAAACGAATACAATGCCACAATGGGCCGGTTCATCATGGTACTTCCTGCGCTATATCGATCCGAAAAATGATCAGGCGCTTGCAGATCCGGAACTATTAAAACATTGGCTACCAGTCGATATTTATATCGGTGGCGCAGAGCACGCGGTACTTCACTTATTATACGCACGCTTCTGGCATAAAGTGCTTTATGATTTAGGACTTGTTCATACGAAGGAACCGTTCCAAAAGTTATTTAACCAAGGGATGATTCTAGGTGAAGGCAATGAAAAAATGTCTAAATCTAAAGGCAATGTTGTAAACCCTGATGACATTATCGTTTCACATGGTGCTGATACATTACGTTTATACGAAATGTTCATGGGTCCACTGGAAGCTTCTGTAGCATGGAGCACGAACGGTCTTGACGGGGCACGTCGTTTCCTAGATCGTATTTGGCGTCTATTCGTCACAGATGAAGGAAAGCTTGCTGCAAAAGTTCAAGATTCTGCTGACACAACATTGGAAAAAGTGTATCACCAAACTGTGAAAAAAGTGACGGAAGACTACGAAGGCATTCGCTTCAACACAGCAATTTCACAAATGATGGTATTCATTAATGATTGCTACAAAGCGGAAGTAATTCCAACAGAATATGCAAAAGGCTTCGTGAAACTTTTATCGCCAATCGCACCGCATATTGCTGAAGAGCTTTGGTCAATTTTAGGACATGAAGATACAATTACGTATGCAACATGGCCAACATTCGATGAGTCAAAACTAGTAGACGATGAAATCGAAGTTGTTGTACAAGTTTTAGGTAAAGTACGTGCAAAAGTAACGGTTGCAAAAGATATTACTAAAGAAGATTTAGAAAAAGTTGCTTTAGCAGACAGCAAAGTACAAGAATTTATCGAAGGGAAAACAGTTGTGAAAGTAATTGTCATCCCAGGTAAATTAGTTAATATCGTTGTTAAATAA
- a CDS encoding 16S rRNA pseudouridine(516) synthase, with translation MRLDKLLANMGYGSRKEVKLLLKQKAVTVDGVTVKDSAMHVNPEKQNVSVFGERVEYVEFIYLMMNKPPGVISATEDRYDQTVIDLLDPEYQHFEPFPVGRLDKDTEGLLLITNDGNLAHNLLSPKKHVPKWYYAKIDGVVTEADIEAFAQGVTLEDGYHTKPGELKILVSGEQSEIELMIQEGKFHQVKRMFEAVGKKVTYLKRLSMGTLKLDEELALGEYRELTEQELELLATK, from the coding sequence ATGCGTTTAGACAAATTACTAGCTAATATGGGCTACGGCTCGCGAAAAGAAGTGAAACTATTATTAAAGCAAAAAGCTGTAACAGTGGACGGTGTTACAGTGAAAGACTCAGCAATGCATGTCAATCCTGAAAAACAAAATGTTTCGGTATTTGGCGAGCGTGTGGAATATGTAGAGTTTATTTATTTAATGATGAATAAACCACCGGGTGTCATTTCAGCAACAGAAGACCGCTACGATCAAACGGTCATTGATTTACTGGATCCAGAGTATCAGCACTTTGAGCCGTTCCCTGTCGGACGTTTGGATAAAGATACGGAAGGGTTGCTGCTCATTACAAATGACGGCAATTTAGCACATAATCTGCTTTCTCCTAAAAAGCATGTTCCGAAATGGTATTACGCCAAAATTGACGGAGTAGTAACGGAAGCCGATATCGAAGCCTTCGCACAAGGTGTAACATTGGAAGATGGTTATCATACAAAGCCTGGAGAATTAAAAATATTAGTGTCTGGCGAGCAATCGGAAATTGAGCTGATGATCCAAGAAGGGAAATTCCATCAAGTGAAGCGCATGTTTGAGGCGGTAGGCAAGAAGGTTACGTATTTAAAGCGTCTGTCAATGGGAACATTGAAGCTTGATGAAGAGTTGGCATTAGGTGAATACCGCGAGCTGACAGAACAGGAACTTGAGCTGTTAGCGACAAAATAA
- a CDS encoding diguanylate cyclase — MDWLQLAQERKEELIKELQQLIQIESVKDENNFSDIMPFGAGPKAALEFMLQKGVEQGMTTKNVDHMAGHIEMGQGEELVGVLCHVDVVPAGDVASWTYPPFEGQVADGKLFGRGAIDDKGPTMAAWLAMKLIHDAKIPLKKRVRMIIGTDEESGFQCVTRYFEKEEMPTIGFAPDADFPLINAEKGIAHLTFSSKEKRSSDEQLLSFYAGNRTNMVPDEATATLKYAEKSTNENFLKYLKENDVEGTFTKNDNGIIIVLKGKSAHAMEPEKGRNAAVYLARFLQNVVTTNQSKSFVDFIVRVFDNDHYGTALDFQFEDAMSGPTTLNPGIVTFDERGSSIEVSMRYSVTYPFEEKITKVQALLQHEAFTLDVVSNSIPHYVSEEDELIQTLLQVYRKYSNDFSKPLSTGGGTYARVMKKGVAFGMLFPGEQDVAHQADEFVDIENLIKATAIYAEAIVNLATN; from the coding sequence ATGGATTGGTTACAACTGGCTCAGGAAAGAAAAGAAGAGCTTATAAAAGAATTGCAGCAATTGATTCAAATAGAAAGTGTAAAAGATGAAAATAATTTTTCTGATATAATGCCTTTCGGTGCTGGTCCGAAAGCAGCATTGGAATTTATGCTTCAAAAAGGTGTGGAGCAAGGGATGACTACAAAAAACGTGGATCATATGGCCGGCCATATTGAAATGGGCCAAGGTGAAGAACTTGTCGGTGTGCTTTGCCATGTCGATGTTGTACCTGCCGGAGATGTCGCTAGTTGGACATATCCTCCGTTTGAAGGGCAAGTGGCAGACGGAAAATTATTTGGTCGTGGTGCGATTGATGACAAAGGTCCAACAATGGCGGCTTGGCTGGCGATGAAACTGATTCACGATGCGAAAATCCCTTTGAAAAAACGAGTACGAATGATAATTGGTACAGATGAAGAAAGCGGTTTCCAATGCGTGACGCGCTACTTCGAAAAAGAAGAAATGCCGACAATTGGTTTTGCACCTGATGCAGACTTTCCGCTAATCAACGCTGAGAAAGGTATTGCCCATTTAACGTTTTCCAGTAAAGAAAAACGATCAAGCGATGAGCAATTACTGTCATTCTATGCAGGTAACCGAACAAATATGGTGCCGGATGAAGCAACTGCTACTTTAAAATATGCCGAAAAGAGCACAAATGAGAATTTTCTGAAATATTTAAAAGAAAATGACGTTGAAGGTACTTTCACTAAAAACGATAATGGGATTATAATTGTTTTGAAAGGTAAATCAGCCCATGCAATGGAACCGGAAAAAGGACGAAATGCAGCGGTTTATTTAGCGAGGTTTTTACAAAATGTTGTGACGACAAATCAGAGTAAGTCGTTTGTCGATTTTATTGTCCGTGTTTTTGACAACGATCATTACGGCACAGCATTGGACTTCCAATTTGAAGATGCGATGTCAGGACCGACAACATTAAATCCGGGAATCGTAACTTTTGATGAGCGCGGTTCGTCAATTGAAGTAAGTATGCGCTATTCCGTGACATATCCGTTTGAAGAAAAAATAACGAAAGTACAGGCATTATTACAGCATGAAGCTTTTACGTTAGATGTAGTGAGCAATTCAATCCCACATTATGTAAGCGAGGAAGATGAATTGATACAAACATTGCTCCAAGTTTATCGCAAATACAGCAATGATTTCTCGAAGCCTCTTTCAACAGGCGGTGGGACATATGCGCGCGTTATGAAAAAAGGGGTCGCATTCGGTATGCTGTTCCCTGGTGAACAGGATGTTGCCCATCAGGCAGATGAATTTGTTGATATTGAAAACTTGATAAAAGCGACTGCCATTTATGCAGAAGCAATTGTAAATTTAGCAACTAACTAA
- a CDS encoding cell division protein, whose product MSSLMKGTAILTIGLFLSKLLGLVYIFPFYAIVGEDNIALYNYAYIPYNIMLSIAIAGLPIAVSKFVSKYNALGDFDAGRRLVKTGALLMTLTGIVAFILMNLLATPLANIVIDSEEQTFTVEQVANVIKWVSYALIVVPFMSLVRGYLQGYGHYLPTSVSQLVEQIVRIVFLLGGAFIVVKVMDGDEITAINFSVFAAFIGALGGLLTLFYFWKKLRPEIKAVQVVAPKEQRLPYSDMYKEIFKYSIPVVFVGLGGSLFQLVDLLTFNRAMIASGISGEISDAYFTMLNLLTQKIVMIPVVLATGFSMAIIPTVTKFYTEGNLRQVHSSMDKTYQVLLFITVPAAIGISILAEDLYHFFYSYSEMGTQVLSHYAPIAIFFALFTVTAAMLQGVNYQKWVIFSLLVGLLTKTILNTPLIHIMSVDGAILATALGYGATIAINIFVIKKVTNYNATVVLRRILLIVILTIVMALAVWITHIVLTAIAPASTKVLALLYAIICAGVGAIIYGAISYRLGLAQLLLGEKFTKIARKLRLVK is encoded by the coding sequence ATGTCTTCATTAATGAAAGGAACAGCCATATTAACAATTGGATTGTTTCTATCAAAGCTTTTAGGGTTAGTTTATATTTTCCCGTTTTACGCCATTGTAGGTGAAGATAATATTGCTTTATATAATTACGCCTACATCCCCTATAATATTATGTTAAGTATTGCCATTGCGGGACTGCCGATTGCAGTATCAAAATTCGTATCGAAATATAATGCGCTCGGGGATTTTGATGCCGGTCGCAGATTAGTAAAAACAGGTGCATTACTGATGACGCTTACAGGAATTGTAGCGTTTATTTTAATGAATCTGCTTGCAACACCGCTAGCAAATATTGTGATTGATAGTGAAGAACAGACATTTACTGTGGAGCAAGTTGCGAATGTCATCAAGTGGGTAAGTTATGCACTGATTGTTGTGCCGTTTATGAGTTTAGTCCGTGGTTACTTGCAAGGATACGGACATTATTTGCCGACTTCTGTTTCTCAGCTGGTCGAGCAAATAGTGCGTATCGTCTTTTTATTAGGCGGGGCATTCATCGTTGTCAAAGTTATGGACGGTGATGAGATTACAGCAATTAATTTCTCGGTATTTGCCGCATTTATTGGAGCGCTTGGCGGACTTTTGACATTGTTTTATTTCTGGAAAAAGCTGCGCCCCGAGATTAAAGCAGTTCAGGTTGTCGCGCCGAAAGAACAGAGACTTCCTTATTCGGATATGTATAAAGAGATATTTAAATATTCGATCCCTGTTGTTTTCGTTGGGTTGGGAGGCTCATTATTCCAGCTTGTCGATCTGCTGACATTTAACCGTGCGATGATTGCCAGTGGGATATCAGGAGAAATTAGCGATGCATACTTTACAATGCTTAACTTGTTGACACAAAAAATTGTCATGATTCCAGTCGTTTTGGCGACAGGCTTTTCGATGGCCATCATTCCAACGGTCACGAAATTTTATACGGAAGGCAATTTACGGCAAGTACATAGTTCGATGGATAAAACCTATCAGGTGCTGCTGTTTATTACCGTACCGGCAGCGATCGGAATTTCAATTTTAGCGGAGGATTTATATCACTTCTTCTATTCCTACAGCGAAATGGGCACACAAGTATTAAGCCACTATGCACCAATTGCGATTTTCTTTGCATTATTTACAGTAACAGCCGCCATGTTACAAGGGGTCAATTACCAAAAATGGGTTATCTTCAGTTTACTTGTCGGCTTGCTTACGAAGACGATACTAAATACACCGCTTATTCATATTATGTCGGTTGATGGTGCGATTTTAGCGACAGCACTTGGCTATGGAGCGACAATCGCAATCAATATTTTTGTTATTAAAAAAGTGACAAATTACAATGCGACAGTAGTTTTACGCCGTATTTTGTTAATTGTTATTTTGACAATTGTCATGGCGTTAGCAGTATGGATCACACATATTGTTTTAACAGCGATTGCTCCGGCTTCTACGAAAGTATTAGCGCTTCTATATGCAATCATTTGTGCAGGGGTTGGTGCCATTATTTATGGCGCGATTTCTTATCGACTAGGGTTAGCCCAATTATTATTAGGTGAAAAGTTTACAAAAATTGCACGTAAATTAAGATTAGTAAAATAA
- a CDS encoding hemolysin D, producing the protein MTQIMMEQSGYSTKEEFWNGLTHGIAALLTIPSTLLLVNKAQHQGTTLELVSYIIFGISMFCLYFASTMYHSWPKHKTFLKKLDHSSIFLLIAGTYTPIVLVAIGGKLGWTIFAVQWILATIGIVLKQFFVYRFKLLSLFVYIGMGWLIIFVAKPLFAHIGIAGFATLLMGGLSYTVGTYFYKNDRIPYNHAIWHLFVMGGSVAMFFAIYLYV; encoded by the coding sequence ATGACACAAATCATGATGGAACAAAGTGGATATAGTACAAAAGAAGAATTTTGGAACGGGCTGACACACGGGATTGCCGCATTGCTGACGATTCCCTCAACATTGCTGTTAGTGAACAAAGCCCAGCATCAAGGCACAACATTAGAGCTCGTAAGCTATATTATTTTTGGTATTTCAATGTTCTGCCTGTATTTCGCTTCAACGATGTATCACTCATGGCCAAAACATAAAACATTTCTGAAAAAGCTCGATCACAGCTCCATTTTTTTATTGATTGCAGGTACGTATACACCAATCGTATTAGTCGCAATTGGCGGCAAATTGGGATGGACAATTTTTGCGGTTCAATGGATTTTAGCAACAATAGGTATTGTACTGAAACAATTCTTTGTTTACCGTTTTAAATTACTATCGCTGTTTGTTTACATCGGGATGGGCTGGCTCATTATTTTTGTAGCCAAGCCGTTATTCGCACATATTGGCATCGCCGGTTTTGCCACATTATTAATGGGTGGGCTGTCCTATACGGTCGGCACTTACTTTTACAAAAATGACCGCATTCCATACAACCATGCAATTTGGCACTTATTTGTTATGGGCGGCAGTGTCGCGATGTTCTTCGCAATTTACTTATATGTATAA
- a CDS encoding alkaline phosphatase: protein MKPTTDRMLNRIKDVYMFILNKGEVTTQDLVEEFNITPRTIQRDLNVLAFNDLVMSPSRGKWTTTKKKVKMTS, encoded by the coding sequence ATGAAGCCAACTACTGATAGAATGCTTAATCGTATTAAAGACGTGTATATGTTTATCCTCAATAAAGGAGAAGTGACTACACAGGATTTAGTCGAAGAGTTTAACATCACTCCTCGCACCATTCAAAGAGATTTGAATGTGTTAGCCTTCAATGACTTGGTAATGAGTCCAAGTCGGGGTAAATGGACAACGACGAAGAAAAAAGTAAAAATGACATCTTAG